The genomic window GTTCTTGCTAAGAACATGTGTTCTCTTGTTTGTGGTTGAATTCCTGTTTTAGCGTCATTAACATCAACAACTAATATAGCTGCATCTGCTTGTGAAGCTCCAGTAATCATATTTTTAATGAAATCTCTGTGTCCAGGACAGTCCACAATAGTAACTTCATATTTGTTAGTTTCAAATTTCTTGTGAGCTACGTCTATTGTAACCCCTCTTTCTCTTTCTTCTTTTAATTTATCCATAACATAAGCAAACTCGAATCCTGCTTTTCCTCTCTCTTGAGCTTCTCTTTTTAATTTTTCTAATTCTTGTGGGTCAATAGCTCCACTGTCATAAAGTAATCTACCAACAGTTGTAGATTTTCCAGCATCGACGTGTCCTATGAATGCTACATTTAAAACGGGTTTTTGCTTAGCCATATTTATCACCTAAGTTCCAAATATTTCTTATTAAGGTAATAAGATTACATATTTTGATAATAGATGTTTTATCAAATATTTATTAATTCCCTATATAAACTTTTTGGTGAAACCATGAGATGTGCAAGATGTAATAAAAAGGAATGTAAAAATGGAAAAAATTGTAAGGAAGAGATACTAGATAATATTTTGGAAGAATACAAAAAAGAAGAAAACCTAAAAATAGCAAAAGTTTCTTCCTTCATTGAAGGAAATTTCTATATGAAAAAAACTAGATTAGAGGAAATTATTGAATTTTGCAAAATGATGAATTATAAAAAGATAGGTATAGCCTTTTGCATAGGATTGGAGAGAGAAGCAAAGATTTTAGATGAAATACTGTCAAAACATTTTGAGGTTTATTCAGTATGCTGTAAAGTCTGTGGTATTGATAAAGATAAATTTGAATTAACACATATAAATAAGGAACAAAAAGAAACTATGTGTAATCCTATTGCACAAGCTCTAATTTTGAATGAAAAAAAGACTGATTTAAATATTATTGTTGGTCTTTGTATTGGGCATGATATTTTATTTCAAAAATACTCAAAAGCTCCAACAACAACATTTGTGGTTAAAGATAGAATATTAGCCCATAATCCTTTAGGAGCTATTTATAGTAAATATTATTTAAATAAATTTGGAGTTTATGACAAAGATTAAAGCAATAATACAGAAGATAATTTCTATAATGTAGAGAACAACAACTAATTGCCACTCTTTCATAGGTTTAAATTTTAGAATTAATCTTGGTAAAGATAAATAGCCAGATATATAATATAATTTATTATCCTCTCCTAAAACTGTTGGTTTATGTTCATCTCTACTCATAACTCCTGCAGTTATAAATTTTAAAGAAGCATCAACAATGTAAGGAGTCATGATTATTAAAAATGGGATATATTGATGATAAATCACAGCTAAAGTGGACAAAAAAGCACCTATTGGTAATGTTCCCACATCTCCTGGAAATACTTTAGCAGGATATTTATTATATATAAATAATCCAAAATAAGATGCAGAGAATATTAAAAGGGCATGGTAAGCATCATAATATCCATATATGTAACAAAATATAGCTAAAAAAAATGATGATATTATTCCTAAACCTATCTCTAAACCATTAAATCCTGCAAGCATATTTGTTAAATTAGAAAATACTGTAATAGATACAGCTAATAATAACACTTCCCATAAAGAGATAAACCCATTTATATATAAAAAATATCCAAAAATTAGGCTAAATATGAATAGAAAGATTAGTTTTTCTTTAGGTTTTAGCTTAGAGATATCATCAATTATTCCTAACAAACCTGAAAAGACTATTGGAATAATATAAAAAACTTTTATAAATGGTATAAATAGTATATTAGATAAAAGAGGAGCAATTCCCCCCATTTCAGGAATTTTTTTCTTATCTTTTTTATGTAAATCATGCCCAAACATGTTTATTCTTTTAATTAAAAAATATGTTAAACCTAATGAAAATAAAAAGGCAAATATTTCCATTATCTCCCTCTAAGTGATTTAAATAATTCAGCTATTCTTTTGGCCCTATTTATATCAATCTCATTATTTACATTTCCATTCCTTTTTATATAGCTACCTATAATAAAACCATCAGCTAAGTTTATAAACTTCTTTATATTTTCTTCATTCACACCTGAACCAATAATAGTGGGAATATTATATTTCTTAGCTAACTTTACATCTTCTATATTAACTTCTTCCCCTGTTCTTCTTCCAGAAATGATAATAGCATCAGCTAAAGCTCTCTCATATGTGTCTAATAATGATGTTTCAAAATCTATAAACTGATAACTATGTTTTACATGAACATCAGCATAAATTTTAATCTTTGATGGGACAAGTTTCTTTAGTCTAAAAAGTTCATGAGCATTCCCCTCAATAATTCCCTGATCAGTTATAGCTACACCATTTAAAACATTTACTCTTATAAAATCAGCTTTTATGGCATAAGCTATGGAATAACTAGCTATAGAGTCATTTCTTAATACATTTATTCCTATTTTCATACCCACTTCTTCTTTAATAGCTTTAGCTATAACAGTAAATGATGCTAAAGTAATTTTATCTATCTCTTTTTTAAAAGGTTTGTCATTAAAATTCTCTATTAGAACAGCATCAAAATTAGCTTCTTCCAATTTTTTAGCCTCTTTTATAGCAAAATCTATAACATCATCTAAATTATCTTCATAAAGGTAGCTTCCAGGTAGTGGCTTTAGATGAACCATTCCAATTAGCAAATTATCACCCAATTTATATATAGTATTAATAAATATTATTTTAATTAGCAATAGGGTGAAACTATGGGAAGAATATCTATAACCATTGAAAAAAATTTGTTAAAAGAGATAGATAAGATAAACGGTGAGAATAGGTCAAAAGTTATAAGGGAGGCTGTGGAGTATTATATAAAAAAATATGATTGGTTAAGGAGAATAGAATCAAAGTTAGGAGAAGTTAGTTTAATTTATAATCCTAAAGGGAAAAAAGATATAATAGAGTTAGAAAGTAAATATAAAGATATTATTATAGTCTCACTAGAAACCAGATTTAATAATAAAATTTTAAGAATTACTGCTATAAAAGGAGATAGAGAAAAAATCATTGAGTTTGTAAATAAATTAAAAGGATTAAAAAATGTTGAAATGGTTAAATTAACTACTATAAGTATAAAATAATTTTTAAGGTGAGAAATCTTGGATATAAGAAAGATTAATCCTACAAAAATTGTTTGTGTAGGTCTCAATTACATAGATCATGCAAAAGAGCTAAATCTTCCTATTCCTGATGAACCTATCATTTTTTTAAAGCCTCCATCATCTATAATTTATGATGGAGATTATATTATAAAACCAAAGATATGTAAAAGATTAGATCATGAAGTAGAATTAGCATTTATTATAAAGAAAAAATGTAAAGATGTAAAAAAAGATCATGAAGATTATATTTTAGGATACACTATTTTAAATGATGTAACTGCAAGAGATCTGCAAAAAAAAGATGGACAATGGACAAGAGCTAAGAGTTTTGATACTTTTTGTCCAATAGGGCCAAGAATTGTTAAAGATATAGACCCAATGAATTTAAAAATAGAGTGTAGAGTTAATAATGAGGTAAGGCAAAAGTCAAACACTAAAAATATGATATTTGATATCTACTACCTATTAGAGTTTGTATCATCAATAATGACATTATATCCTGGAGATATAATTTCCACTGGCACTCCTCCAGGAGTTTCAGAGATTAAAAGAGGGGATGTTGTAGAGTGTGAAATAGAGAATATAGGGATTTTAAAAAATTATGTTAAATGATATTTAAGGTGTTATAAATGGATTTAGATAGAAAATTAATTGAAATATTGGATATACTATCAAAATATAAAGAACCTGTTGGGGCTACAATAATAGCTAAAGAATTATCAAAAAGAGGCTATAAAATAGGTGAAAGGGCTGTTAGATACCATTTAAAGATTTTGGATAGTTTAGGTTTAACAAAAAAGGTAGGATATGTTGGAAGGATAATAACTGAAAAGGGTTTGGAGGAGTTGAGAAAGGCTGATGTTTTTTATAGATTGGGAAGTATATATTCAAATATTTTAGAGAAAATGCTCTCTTTTAATTATTATGATAGATATGCTATTGTTAATAGGGCATATATTTATGCTGATTTTAATGTTGTTATTAAGGAAATAAAAAAGATATATAACAGCGGTTTTGCTGTTGGGGATAGAGTAGGTATTGTTGATAAAGGAAAATATGTAGAATTATATACCCTATGCTCATTGAATTTTGATAATATTCTAATAAAAAATGGGATTCTTCCAACACATGTGTGTGGAGGGATTGTGAAATATGAAGATGGAGAGCCTGTGAAATTTGAAGAGATTATTTATTATAAAGCTACATCTATTGACCCTCTAAAAGTTTTTATAAAAGAGAAAAAAACTGATGTAGTTGGAATTTTAGAAGAGGGGAATGGATATTTACCAGTCAACTTTAGGTATATACCAAAAAGTTCTATGGAAAAGTTTGAAAGGATATTAAAAAATGATGAATTAAAGTGTGTTATAAGTTATGGAGAAGAGAATGTTCTTGGTTTAAAAGTGGATGATGATTCTATAGGCATAGCTTTAATTGGGGGGCTGTCACCAATAGCAGTATTTACTGAGAAAGGTTATTATGCTGATATACAACCAATGGAATTATTAGTAAAAATAGATTCATTACACAAATTAGAAAAAAATGAAAGAAAAATTGTAAAAAAGAAATCCAATTATAAAATAAAAACTATATTTTATAAAATGGTTAATGCTATGAGTATGGTAGATTATGATATAGATAAACATGATGGTAAAGTTATTGTCAATATTTGTTACATTGATAAAAAATATGCTGATGATGCATTAGACCTATTAAAAGAAGCTTATAAAAATAATTTAGGTATTGGAGATAAGTTTGGATTTATAGAAGAAAAGGATAAAATAAAAATTCAAACACTCTGCTCTATAACCATAGATGGGATATTATTAAAACATTCTCTACCCACTATTCCCAAATATGGAGGAGTTTTAGAAATTAAAAATGAAAAAAAGAGATTCATTGATATTATAGCTTATAATGGCTCTTCTCTAGACCCCCATATAGTATTTTTTGATGCTGTTGATTGTGAATCAACTATTTTAGCAGGTTTTAGAGAATTTCATAGAATTATTAAAGATGATATAGAGGAAGTTTTGGATAGGCTGAATTGGAACTGTGTTATAGGGATAGGGGAGCCAAATAATGAAATTTTTGGAATTAATGTTGAAAAAGACATGTGTGGAATTGTATATAATGGTGGTTTAAATCCTATAGTATTATTAAAGGAAAATGAAATTCCTGTTGAAATTAAACAAATGCATGAAGTTGTTGATTACTCAAAACTTATTAGCTATAAGGAGATCTAAATTTATTTATAAATTTTGGAATCTCTTTTAATGCCTCGTCTAATCCCATTACAGAATAATCCTCTTTTAAATATCCTTTTTCCTTCATAACTTTACCTACCCATCTGTAAAATCTCTGATCTTGAATTACAACTACACCATAATCATTTTCAGTTCTTATTAATCTCCCTATCATTTGAATTAATGTTTTTGCCATTTTATCAAAAGATGTCATTAAAAAAGATTGCCATTTACTAAAACCTCTTTCCATTAGATAACTCTGTTCTCTCATTAGTAGAGGTGTAGGTACTGGAAAAGGTAAAGCATCAATAATTACCCCAATTAAAGCTTCACCAGGTATATCTACTCCTTCAGAAAATCTTCCTGTTGCTAACATTATCCCTCCGATTTCAATAAACCTTTCTTTTAACTCTTTTGCATCTTTTCCATCCATTCCTTGCTCATAAACATGTATATTTTTATTTTTAATATTTATTTTTCTAATATTTTCTTTTAAATAATTATGAAAATTGTAAAGATCTTCAAAGCTTTTAAAAAGTATTAGTGTGTTTCCATTTATAGCTTCTAATAGTTTTAGTAATATATAATTAGCTTTATCTCTATCTTTAATCTCATATTTCATATTCACTCCATCTTTTAAAGCTATAATCATTCTTCTATCTCTAGGAAATGGATTTTCCAATATTAGATAATCATACTCACTTAATCCTGTTTTATAGGCATGTAGTTTAATATTTCCAATTGTAGCTGAGCAGTGGATAACAGTGGCATCTGCATATAAAGATTTTAAAACATGGTTAATAAAAACTGGTTCACAAATGAGCTGTTCTTTATTTTTATATACAACATAGTTTTCATCTATAAACCTAAGATTATTTATATTTTCTATAAACTCTGCTATATATAAATCCAAATTCTTATTTTCAACAAAATCCATTTCAATATTTATTAGAGATGGGCTATAAAAATCAAAATATAAATCTTTCTTATCTATCTCTTTATTATCATCAAAAGAGTTTACAATTTCCCTTATTCCCAATATTTGTTTGTAACCATCCAAAATAGCTCCTAATATTGATAGATTTAAATTATAATAATTACTTGTCAAAACACCATTATAAATAATATCGCTCCTACATATATCTAACATAACATTTTTACTTTCTAAATAATTTTCAATAATCTCCCAAAACCTATCACTTTCAGGATTTAATCTCTTTTTTAATAAAGATGGTGCATAATACATAGCCATGTATTTTAATCTGTTTATGATATTATCAAAATTTATTTCTATTGTAGCAGATCTTCTTATACTATCTTCCAGTTTATGAGCCTCATCACATATTATAATATCAAATCCTCTCTTTTTTTCCAGTTCTTCTTTTGAATGATAAAATATACTATTGTTCATAACAACTATGTCAGCAAGAACACTCTCTATTTTATTTTTTTGATATTCACATGTGCAAAATGGACAATAATAAAGAATTTTTTCTCCAAATTTAATCATTATCTTACTAGCTCCACAATAACATATAGGTTTTCTATTTGGTTTATATATGCACTTCCTATTTAACTGACAATATAGCCTATTAGCTTTACCCTTCTTTGATTTACAGTAGTAGTTGTGTTTTCCCATAAAAAAAGAAACTTTTATGGAATGTTTTAAAGTTTTTAAATCCTCATATATTCTTAATTGCTGATCAATAGTTTCTGTTAATATAGCTATCCTTTTTCCCCTTTCAGCAAAATATAGTGAAGGGATCAAATAAGCTAAAGTTTTTCCAACACCTGTTGGAGCTTCTATAATAAGGTGTTTTCTATTAATAATTGAATTATATATTTTAAACATCATTTTCTTTTGTGGATTTCTAATATTTTTATATGGAAATTTTTCTTTTATATACTCTATAAAATCCATGCTCTTGACCTCAAAAATAAAAATTTAAAAAAGTGGAATTATAACCTTACAGGTATTCCTTTTTTTTGACAAAATTCTTTAATATCTCTTATCTTATATAGCCCATAGTGTAATATTCCAGCCATAAGTGCAGCATCTGCTTTAGCTTTAAATGCCTCATATACATGCTCGGGTTTGCCACATCCTCCAGAGGCTATAATAGGAATATTGACACTCTCTGAAACAGCTTTTATTAGTGTTAAATCATAACCCTCTCTAGTACCATCTTTATCAATACTAGTTAATAATATCTCCCCAGCACCTAAACTTTCAGCTTTTTTAGCCCATTCAATTGCATCTATTCCAGTAGCCTTCCTACCACCATAAATATAAACTTCAAACCAAAATTTTTTCCCTTCCTCTTCAAAATAGTATTTTCCACCTTCACTATAATTCCTTTTGGCATCAATAGCCAATACAACACACTGTGAGCCAAAGATTTCAGCAGCATCTTTTATAAGATTAGGATTTTTAACAGCAGCAGTATTAACAGATACTTTATCAGCCCCTGCTTTTAGTAGTTTCCTAAAATCTTCCACACTTTTTATCCCACCACCTACAGTTAAAGGTATGAAAACTTGATCAGCAGTTCTTTCAACAACATCTATTAAAATATCTCTCCTTTCTGCTGAAGCTGTTATATCTAAGAACACTAATTCATCAGCCCCCTCATCATCATAATATCTTGCCAATTCTACAGGATCCCCTGCATCTTTTAAATTTAAAAATTTTACTCCTTTAACTACTCTACCATCTTTTATATCTAAGCAAGGAATAATTCTTTTAGCAAGCATATTTTCACTCTAATTTAAATTTCTCATTTAGATTAAAACTAAATTCTTCTTCTTTTTCTTCTTCATCCTCATGAAGCCCATATATAGTTTTTGCTAATTTTAATGCTCTCAATGAAGCTAAATCTTTCTCTAAGTATATTTTAGCTATATCTTTTGATAATAATTGTAACTCTTTTGAAAACTTTGTTTTTAATTTAGCTATGGGCAAACTTTCTACCCACTGCCTTTCAACCTTTTGATCATAGGGTAGAACCCCAATAACATCATCAATAATATCTTCTAAATCAACAATACCCCTATATTTATTCACTATAATCCCAATAGTGGGGATATTTAAATCCTTAACTAACTCCATAGTTTTTAGAGAATTTACTATAGATGGAAGGCTATCTTCTCCAACAATTATAACTTTATTTATTAATTCACTTTCCCCAACATAAGTTAATAATGGGTTATCTTCAGTAATGTTTGGAGGGAAATCATACACTATAATATCATACTCATCTTCAATAGTGTCTAATAAATGATCAAGCCTACTGACATCTATCTTATATGCAAAAACCTTCGATGACATATCAGAAGGAATTACTGAAAGATCATCATAAGTGTATATAATATCCTCTAATACTGACTCTCCTGCCAAATATGAAGCTAAGTTATGCTCTTTGTCCTCTAAATTAAAAATTATTGATGAGGTTCCTCCATAAATGTCACAGTCAATAAATATAGTTTTTGTTGATTGACTAACAATATATGCAAAATTGGCAGCAACTGTAGTTTTACCTGTTCCTCCTTGTATATTATAGAAACCAACTTTCATAAACTCACCTTAAGATGATAACTTTAGGGCATTCTATTATATAGCTTCCATTATTTTTTATTAAATGTTTGAAATTTCCAAGTATTTGTTTATTTGTATATAAAGTAATTTTTACATTTTTGGGATTTTTTACAATAATTATGCTTTTATTTATTAGGTGGATATTGTTTTCATAATAATCTTTTAACCAATTTACCATTTGATTAAAGTTCATTATACATGTTCCCTCATTTTTTAACTTAAATAATAAATTTGTATTGAAATGCCTAATATCTGCTATATAAACTCCAAATTCTTCATCTTCTGGAGGGATGTAGGTTATATTTAAAATATTTACCCCATAAACCTCTGATAGTGGTGTAGGTACTTTCAATATGGGGATGCCATTATAGATTTCAAAACCTCTTTTTCCAGGGATTATAAGATATTTCACTTTTCCATTAATATCTAACTTCCAATCTCCATCTTTTCCTAAAACTGCATTAACTAAATCCTCATTAGAACTTTCTAAAAATAGTCCATTACATCCACTTGCCAATGCATAACCATAATTCTTTACAAACCAATGATTGAAATACTTATATCTATCATTCATTTTATTATTTTCTTTTTCAGGAACAGGTTCTCCTTTATAATACCATTTAGAAACTTCATTAGCTTTCCCATTCCAATAAGGTTCTCCTTTATATAAATAATAATATCTGTTTTCACTAATTTCTCCCAACTGCCAATATCCACTCTCATAATTTATTAATGTTGGATAATATCCACCAACAGTAGGATCATTTTCAAAAGTTTCTGGTGACTTATCAACATATATCAATGGGTAGTAGCTTAAAGCAACAATATCTAGATCATAATTTAATTTTTCTGGGTTTATATATGTGTGTGTATAGTTTTTATAACTTTTAAACCAATATTGGTTAATAAGCTTTAAATCCTCTTTATTTAAATTAGATTTTTCTATCAGTTTTATTGCCTCATCTCCAGATACAATATAGCTAACATTTATCCCAAAAGCAGAAAGTAGTTTTATGGCCTTTATTTTTTTATTAATAACCTCATCATCTAAATAATTTACCTTTATCTTCCTTTTTGCTACTTTTATACAATATTTCCCATTCTCATCAGGAATAACTTTACTAACTCCAACACCTGCTACTAAAATATTATCATATCCTGCAGGAGCTTTATTGATGTATGCAAAAGTCCCATTATTTTTAGCTATATATCTACCTAAAATATCCAATGTCTTTTTATCATTTAGATCTGTAGGATATAAAAAAAGAAGTTTATTTTTCTTTATTTCATAAACTCCATCAGAGATTTTTGTATAATTTATTGATTTTGATGAAATATTAGCTGGAGGGATATAGATTAAAGCTCCATCATCATCATAATAAACATATTTTTTAGGATATACAATACAATTACTATTTGTAATTAAAGTATAGTTGTCATAATCAGGTATTTTGTCAGGGGATATTGTAATATTTAAAGCTTTAATTATATCCTTTTTAGTTCTTTCATCTAAAATTAATAAGGTTAATCTATTATCATTTAAATACTTCTCTAATTCATTAACATTAATATTAGAGAGATTAACTACCTCTATTGGTACTGTGCTAACATATTTATAATTAATAGCATAAACACAACTTATAATTAGAGCTATTATTAAAAGTTTTTTCATTCTTCCACCTTTTTAACATACATTAGTGGATAACTTAACTCTTTTACATATTCTAATTTTAAATATGCTTTTACATTACTTACTTTTATTATTAAATCCACATCTAACATATCTTCGCTTAAAGCTTTGTATCTTTCAGACACATTTTTTATCTTGACCTTTATATCATACACAAATGGCTGATTTTTTATAGACTCTTCTATTGCTCTTTCTAACAAATCTTTATTTTTTTTACTAACTGGTGTGCCTATAAACTGATGAAATATAGCTCCTAATTTAATACCTCCCTCAAATATGGCCCTTTCCCTTTGAGATAAGTTTTTAAAATACTTATTAAATAACTCCTCTTCTTCAACCCTCATTATTTCACTTTTAGCATATTTTCAATAGCTTTTCTAGCTCTTCTAATAATCTCTTCATCTAACTTAACCTCATATTTTTCTTCTAATAAACATCTTTCTATTTTTTCTAAACTTATCTGTTTCATTTCTTTACACACTGCCTTCTCACTTAAAGGAATCAGTTTTTTCTTTTCACCTAACTTCTCTAACTCTATCTCAATTCTTCCAATTAGATCTTTCTCAGTACCAATAATAAACTCCTCCTCATCAGAATTTAAAACATATTTAACCATCCCACTTGTGCTTGCTATTACATCAGCTACATCTTGTATTTCAGGATTGCACTCTGGATGCACTAAAAGAACGGCATTAGGATATTTTTCTTTAGCTTTTTTAACATCTTCAATTGTAAAACTTTGATGAACATAACATCCTCCATTTTCAGGGATAGGTATGATTTTTTTATCACTTCTTTTCTGAACATAATAAGCTAAATTTTTATCTGGACCAAATAGAACTGTTTCAGCAGATAAGCTATTAACCACTTTATCAGCATTTGCTGATGTACATGTTATATCTGCCATTGCCTTAGCTTCAGCAGTTGTGTTCACATATATAACTAATGGTGCATCATATTTCTCTTTATATTTTAAAATAATATCTTTTGTTAGTTGATGAGCCATTGGACATTGTGTTCCTTTTATTTCAGGCATTAAAACCTTTTTTTCTGGATTTAATATTTTTGCTGATTCTGCCATAAAATCTACTCCACAGAAAACAATTATATCTGCACTAGTTTCCTTAGCTTTTATACACAGCTCTAAAGAATCACCCATAAAATCTGCTACTTTCAAAATCTCCTTTGGTTGATAATTATGTGCTAAAATAATAGCATTCTTTTCCTCCTTTAATTTTAATATTCTATCTTTAATATCCATTGTTTCCACCTTAAAAAATAAAAATTTTAAAATAAAAAATAATTTATAATAAGTTAGCTATCATTTCTTTTAACTCTTCTTTAACATATTCAGGAATATTTAGTGTAGTTTCATAACTGATTGGGACATCTATTGATGTTAAAAAGAGATCAACATTTATTTTACCATCTATTTTAACCCTTAACACACCTCCGCTTTCTATTAAAGCTTTAGCTAAATTCTTATTTAAAACATGAACAGGAATTTCTATTGTAGTGTTTCCACTATTAATATTAATATCCTCTTTTTCTCCATATCCTAAATACTCTAACTTACCATCATTATTAATATAAAATATATTAAAAAATATTTTATTAATATGCACCCCTATAGGATTTGGATTTTCCACTGTTATTTTTACATTAAGTAATGTTGTATCAGCTTCAACCTTTTTGAATTCAATATCATTAGAAACTATTTTAGGTTTCTCCAAGCATCCTGATGTCATTAAAAATGGTAAAACAATAAGTAAGATTAATAATCTTCTCATCTTATCACCTTAACTACTCCTTTATATCCATCAACAATAATATAATCATTATTTTTTATTTTGTCAATATCTACCTTATCCACCAGTGGTATTCCTGCCAATATTGCCCCACTAGCAATTATTGGCTCACACTCTTTATTTACAATTCCTTTTAAAATTCCCTTTTTTGCTAGGCTATATATAACATAACTTCCAACAGTGCTACCTCTTCCATATGGAAAAACAAATATCTTCCCTTTTAGAGATTCTCCATAAACATCACTGTTTTTATCAATAATCTTTCCATCTTTATCAACACCACCTAAAAAAGAGAAAGGTTTTTTA from Methanocaldococcus villosus KIN24-T80 includes these protein-coding regions:
- a CDS encoding MinD/ParA family ATP-binding protein, whose translation is MKVGFYNIQGGTGKTTVAANFAYIVSQSTKTIFIDCDIYGGTSSIIFNLEDKEHNLASYLAGESVLEDIIYTYDDLSVIPSDMSSKVFAYKIDVSRLDHLLDTIEDEYDIIVYDFPPNITEDNPLLTYVGESELINKVIIVGEDSLPSIVNSLKTMELVKDLNIPTIGIIVNKYRGIVDLEDIIDDVIGVLPYDQKVERQWVESLPIAKLKTKFSKELQLLSKDIAKIYLEKDLASLRALKLAKTIYGLHEDEEEKEEEFSFNLNEKFKLE
- a CDS encoding LEA type 2 family protein, which encodes MRRLLILLIVLPFLMTSGCLEKPKIVSNDIEFKKVEADTTLLNVKITVENPNPIGVHINKIFFNIFYINNDGKLEYLGYGEKEDININSGNTTIEIPVHVLNKNLAKALIESGGVLRVKIDGKINVDLFLTSIDVPISYETTLNIPEYVKEELKEMIANLL
- a CDS encoding DUF126 domain-containing protein, with the translated sequence MELKGRAISKGRAEGVALVSKKPFSFLGGVDKDGKIIDKNSDVYGESLKGKIFVFPYGRGSTVGSYVIYSLAKKGILKGIVNKECEPIIASGAILAGIPLVDKVDIDKIKNNDYIIVDGYKGVVKVIR
- a CDS encoding dihydroneopterin aldolase family protein; this encodes MRVEEEELFNKYFKNLSQRERAIFEGGIKLGAIFHQFIGTPVSKKNKDLLERAIEESIKNQPFVYDIKVKIKNVSERYKALSEDMLDVDLIIKVSNVKAYLKLEYVKELSYPLMYVKKVEE
- the nadA gene encoding quinolinate synthase NadA, which produces MDIKDRILKLKEEKNAIILAHNYQPKEILKVADFMGDSLELCIKAKETSADIIVFCGVDFMAESAKILNPEKKVLMPEIKGTQCPMAHQLTKDIILKYKEKYDAPLVIYVNTTAEAKAMADITCTSANADKVVNSLSAETVLFGPDKNLAYYVQKRSDKKIIPIPENGGCYVHQSFTIEDVKKAKEKYPNAVLLVHPECNPEIQDVADVIASTSGMVKYVLNSDEEEFIIGTEKDLIGRIEIELEKLGEKKKLIPLSEKAVCKEMKQISLEKIERCLLEEKYEVKLDEEIIRRARKAIENMLKVK